In a genomic window of uncultured Sphaerochaeta sp.:
- a CDS encoding chromate transporter, giving the protein MIYLALFWEFFKIGLFSLGGGLATLPFLYKLAETHPHWISAQAIADMIAISESTPGPIGINMATFAGFQAAGAVGGVIATLGEVTPSVIIIILIARFLTAFDKNQKVKDAFYGLRPAVVALITYALLKLMGVTLLNGGAVLPIETVLYAVLVCCVLVWKKVHPIIWILAGAVAGLLFQLPS; this is encoded by the coding sequence ATGATATACCTTGCTCTCTTCTGGGAGTTTTTCAAGATAGGTTTGTTCAGCTTGGGCGGTGGCTTGGCTACGTTGCCGTTTTTGTACAAGCTTGCGGAAACGCATCCTCATTGGATCAGTGCACAGGCGATTGCAGATATGATTGCCATCAGTGAGTCTACCCCGGGCCCGATCGGCATCAATATGGCCACATTCGCCGGTTTCCAGGCAGCTGGTGCGGTAGGTGGCGTGATTGCAACATTGGGGGAGGTCACCCCTAGCGTGATCATCATCATCCTGATCGCCCGCTTCCTTACGGCATTCGACAAGAACCAGAAGGTCAAGGATGCTTTCTACGGCCTCAGGCCTGCAGTGGTGGCGCTCATCACCTACGCCTTGCTCAAACTCATGGGGGTGACCCTCCTCAATGGAGGGGCAGTCCTTCCCATCGAGACAGTGCTCTATGCAGTCTTGGTTTGTTGTGTACTTGTCTGGAAGAAGGTGCATCCGATCATTTGGATTCTTGCAGGAGCTGTTGCGGGTCTTCTGTTTCAGCTTCCTTCGTAA
- a CDS encoding uracil phosphoribosyltransferase — translation MNKIVLHATDLDGFLKDSDKEKIAHVDELYKKSLYHCSILENATDVMQLEEARKALVDSAGEIGKYLKKVCAEEPAIHVYSFETPQEQHGQASRLIAKLRDPSTAHEEFLYYIQRAYEMLFSHVFADAALPTKRSIITKTPVTSPVRNYAVHRIPDVDSLIHNSVMCVMLRGALLPSMILSKEIQEYSADDFVAPFALFKIKRDDSKKESNMDYILDLDKSYFDLASLDDKDLIFADPMNATGGSLVTIVKYLKDNNIKPRSVKFINVISALKGSLRIARAIEGAEVYTLWMDPVLNDAAYILPGLGDAGDRLNGTDSHDNPRNIIQLIADYGSSITNLYRAQVREIEKTVLEN, via the coding sequence ATGAACAAGATAGTCCTACATGCAACCGACCTTGATGGGTTTCTCAAGGATTCGGACAAAGAGAAGATTGCGCACGTCGACGAACTGTACAAGAAGTCCTTGTACCACTGCTCGATATTGGAGAATGCCACTGATGTCATGCAGCTTGAGGAAGCCCGCAAAGCTCTGGTCGACAGCGCTGGGGAAATCGGGAAGTATCTGAAGAAAGTCTGCGCAGAAGAACCGGCCATTCATGTATACTCCTTTGAGACTCCGCAAGAGCAACACGGACAGGCCAGCAGACTCATTGCAAAGCTTCGTGACCCGAGCACCGCTCATGAGGAGTTTCTCTACTATATCCAGCGTGCCTATGAAATGTTGTTCTCCCACGTCTTTGCCGATGCAGCCCTGCCGACCAAGCGCTCCATCATCACCAAGACCCCGGTTACCAGTCCGGTCCGCAACTATGCGGTGCACCGTATCCCAGATGTTGACTCTCTGATCCACAACAGTGTCATGTGCGTCATGCTTCGTGGTGCCTTGCTTCCCAGCATGATTCTCAGCAAGGAAATCCAAGAGTACAGCGCCGACGATTTCGTAGCCCCCTTCGCCCTCTTCAAGATCAAGCGCGATGACTCGAAAAAAGAGTCAAACATGGACTACATCCTCGACTTGGACAAATCCTATTTCGACCTTGCCTCCCTCGATGACAAGGATCTCATCTTCGCCGACCCTATGAATGCCACAGGCGGTTCATTGGTAACGATTGTCAAATACCTGAAAGACAACAATATCAAACCGCGTTCGGTGAAGTTCATCAATGTCATCAGCGCCCTGAAGGGATCGCTTCGCATCGCCAGGGCCATTGAGGGTGCTGAGGTCTATACACTCTGGATGGACCCCGTGCTCAACGATGCCGCCTACATTCTCCCAGGTCTTGGGGATGCCGGCGACAGGCTCAACGGAACCGATTCGCACGACAATCCGAGAAACATCATCCAGCTCATTGCCGATTATGGTTCTTCCATCACCAATCTCTATCGTGCCCAGGTACGGGAGATTGAGAAGACCGTATTGGAAAACTGA
- a CDS encoding adenylate kinase, with amino-acid sequence MNLVFLGPPGAGKGTIASEAKSTFDIPHISTGDLFRSNIKGGTELGKQVQAILASGDLVPDSVTIAMVEQRLAESDAQKGFILDGFPRTIAQADALAGMRDVDAVINFVLDREQIVARLSGRRVCKSTGRTYHVLYNPPKVEGIDDETGEELIQRDDDKPEAILNRLSVYEAQTEPLIAYYRAKNLLIDIDASPSPQVVLASLVEALKK; translated from the coding sequence ATGAATCTAGTATTTCTCGGCCCTCCGGGAGCCGGAAAAGGGACCATTGCGTCCGAAGCAAAGAGTACGTTTGACATTCCCCATATCTCCACCGGGGACCTGTTCCGCAGCAACATCAAGGGCGGAACCGAGTTGGGCAAGCAAGTGCAGGCCATATTGGCAAGCGGGGATCTTGTTCCCGATTCTGTCACCATCGCCATGGTAGAGCAGAGGCTTGCAGAGTCTGATGCCCAGAAAGGATTCATCCTGGATGGATTTCCCAGGACCATTGCCCAGGCTGATGCGCTTGCAGGTATGAGAGACGTTGATGCTGTCATCAATTTTGTACTCGACCGTGAGCAGATTGTTGCCAGACTTTCCGGAAGAAGAGTCTGCAAGTCCACCGGAAGAACCTATCACGTGCTGTACAACCCTCCCAAGGTGGAAGGCATCGACGATGAGACCGGAGAAGAACTGATCCAGCGCGATGATGACAAGCCTGAGGCTATTCTCAATCGCCTCAGCGTATACGAGGCACAGACAGAACCCCTTATCGCCTACTACCGGGCAAAGAACCTTCTGATCGACATCGATGCTTCGCCCTCACCACAAGTGGTGCTCGCATCCTTGGTTGAGGCCCTGAAAAAGTAA
- a CDS encoding substrate-binding domain-containing protein, with product MQGSKRPTINDIARESGFSKTAVSFAFNDPSRISEKTCRTILETAKRLGYIPDPMARNFSLRRHLSIGFLLPQVVQYSLQNPYTMQVIQGIGTVCENHGYTLTLIPPLHKSITEAVRNAAVDGLITMGMTVDMDIVSVMQTRLLPYVTIDGTPDELMPSVNIQDEQASYDLMQLVLASGHTDIVVAALSSDAFAKEGQPDSVPSKRMQGFRRALAEHNLQLSDDNILVAECTLEDGRRIGKQILQRKPLPSCVVAMSDIVAIGCMLACKEANIQVPSDMSVVGFDNIDEAACITPPLTTISQPSKEKGRLAAEALFRILNKEELASAHMQVPYTLIRRESLADRKN from the coding sequence ATGCAAGGATCGAAACGCCCTACCATCAATGATATCGCCCGTGAAAGCGGATTCTCCAAGACTGCTGTCTCATTCGCCTTCAACGATCCCTCACGAATCAGTGAGAAAACTTGCCGGACCATCCTTGAAACAGCCAAGAGACTTGGATACATCCCCGACCCCATGGCACGCAATTTTTCCTTGCGCAGGCATCTTTCCATCGGGTTTCTTCTTCCGCAGGTGGTGCAGTACTCCTTGCAGAATCCTTACACCATGCAAGTCATCCAAGGCATCGGCACGGTCTGCGAGAATCATGGCTACACACTCACCCTGATCCCCCCCCTTCACAAAAGCATCACCGAGGCTGTTCGCAATGCGGCTGTTGATGGATTGATCACGATGGGCATGACGGTGGATATGGACATCGTCTCGGTCATGCAGACCCGCCTGTTGCCCTACGTCACCATTGACGGCACCCCCGATGAGCTCATGCCCAGCGTCAACATCCAGGACGAGCAGGCTTCGTATGATCTGATGCAACTGGTACTGGCCTCAGGGCATACGGATATCGTGGTGGCAGCGCTTTCCAGCGATGCCTTTGCAAAGGAAGGTCAGCCAGACAGTGTACCCTCCAAACGTATGCAAGGTTTCCGAAGGGCTTTGGCAGAACATAATCTCCAGCTCTCCGACGACAACATTCTGGTTGCAGAATGTACCTTGGAAGATGGAAGGAGAATCGGGAAGCAGATACTCCAACGCAAGCCCCTGCCTTCGTGCGTGGTCGCTATGAGTGATATCGTTGCCATCGGCTGCATGCTTGCATGCAAGGAGGCAAACATACAGGTGCCCTCCGATATGTCCGTGGTCGGTTTTGACAATATCGACGAAGCGGCATGCATCACTCCTCCGCTTACCACGATTTCCCAACCGTCCAAAGAAAAAGGGCGCCTTGCCGCTGAAGCCTTGTTTCGGATTCTCAACAAGGAGGAGCTGGCAAGCGCCCATATGCAAGTTCCCTACACCCTCATCAGGCGTGAGTCCCTCGCGGACCGCAAAAACTGA
- a CDS encoding glycoside hydrolase family 13 protein codes for MQDKSWKEGVHSSVSSVYVQPLHPQKGETIRIRIQVPLSEELSDVRLVSFQLGREKQYPMQAQRSGSKLYYAAEVALHDEVMYWYFLLVADDRAYSYGLSGLKAFVVPLRECFSLKAGLVPVSWVASSTCYQVFPDRFRKGDASCGAKAGEYAFDGGTVSVHAFDEKPLEFAQGRCLDFFNGDLKGVEDAIPHFKKLGVNVVYFNPIGASMTTHRYDCIDFFHIDEKLGGDEAFEQVCKALHDAGIKVVVDISINHTGTEHPWYKRAVADRSSEEASFYYFQDDGSVACWQDVPTLPQLNYRSDTLREKIYRSQESVMRSFLRPPYLQDGWRLDVSSEVGRRGEDQLCEEIWKEVRRAVKQENSQAYLVGEDWVDATPFLQGDMWDATMNYLGSSRPMRSWMGETDRYMTGGWGHQPKPTRPFTGIEFAQALGSHLSSMPAQMLGMQMNLINSHDTPRLYNNTELFDWGLYAGIVKLLYILPGMPSIYYGEEIALAGPYGSTERARYPMQWDEQAWNHAFFSLYTKLGALRTTYASVLADGAYTILHADEESLAFARFDEDTVMVCVLSRSAQPLTLHLPNKMLLIQSIDYVLGGEVSCASDTLQIRLEPKASSLFVGNR; via the coding sequence ATGCAAGACAAATCATGGAAAGAAGGCGTTCACAGCTCGGTCAGTTCGGTGTATGTGCAGCCCTTGCATCCCCAAAAAGGGGAGACGATACGCATAAGGATCCAGGTTCCTCTCTCTGAAGAACTTTCGGATGTTCGCCTGGTCAGTTTTCAGCTGGGAAGAGAGAAGCAGTATCCCATGCAGGCACAGCGATCAGGAAGCAAGCTGTACTATGCAGCAGAGGTGGCGCTGCATGACGAGGTGATGTACTGGTACTTTCTGCTGGTTGCAGATGATCGGGCATACTCCTATGGTCTTTCCGGCCTGAAGGCCTTTGTTGTGCCGCTTCGCGAATGTTTCTCGCTCAAAGCCGGGCTTGTCCCTGTCTCGTGGGTTGCCTCTTCCACCTGTTACCAGGTGTTTCCTGATAGGTTTCGCAAAGGAGATGCTTCGTGCGGGGCGAAAGCTGGTGAGTACGCGTTTGATGGGGGTACGGTAAGCGTCCATGCCTTTGACGAGAAACCTCTGGAATTTGCACAAGGCAGATGCCTGGATTTCTTCAACGGCGATCTGAAAGGGGTGGAGGATGCCATCCCGCACTTCAAGAAGTTGGGAGTGAATGTCGTCTATTTCAATCCCATCGGTGCAAGCATGACTACGCATCGCTACGACTGCATTGACTTTTTCCATATTGACGAGAAGCTCGGAGGGGATGAAGCCTTTGAACAGGTTTGCAAGGCCTTGCATGATGCAGGCATCAAGGTGGTGGTGGACATCTCCATCAACCACACAGGAACCGAGCATCCGTGGTACAAGCGGGCGGTTGCTGACCGAAGCAGTGAGGAAGCCTCCTTCTACTATTTCCAAGACGATGGCTCGGTAGCCTGCTGGCAGGATGTGCCGACGCTTCCCCAGCTGAACTACCGAAGCGATACCCTTCGTGAGAAAATCTATCGCTCCCAAGAGTCGGTGATGCGTTCATTTCTTCGCCCTCCCTACCTGCAGGATGGCTGGCGCCTTGATGTGTCCAGCGAGGTGGGAAGGAGAGGAGAGGACCAACTCTGTGAGGAGATCTGGAAGGAAGTGCGAAGAGCGGTGAAACAGGAGAACAGCCAAGCCTACCTTGTGGGGGAGGACTGGGTTGACGCAACGCCTTTCCTGCAAGGTGACATGTGGGATGCAACTATGAATTATCTGGGAAGCAGCAGGCCTATGCGCTCGTGGATGGGAGAGACCGACCGCTATATGACCGGTGGGTGGGGCCACCAGCCAAAACCCACCAGACCATTTACCGGCATAGAGTTCGCTCAGGCCCTTGGGAGTCATCTTAGCTCCATGCCTGCACAAATGCTTGGCATGCAGATGAACCTGATCAACAGCCACGATACCCCAAGGCTCTACAACAACACAGAACTCTTCGATTGGGGGCTCTATGCAGGCATCGTCAAATTGCTGTACATCCTGCCGGGCATGCCCAGCATCTATTACGGGGAGGAGATAGCACTCGCCGGTCCTTACGGCAGCACCGAACGCGCCCGCTATCCGATGCAGTGGGACGAGCAGGCTTGGAACCATGCCTTCTTTTCCCTCTATACGAAGTTGGGAGCGCTGAGAACGACGTATGCCTCGGTGCTTGCAGACGGGGCATATACGATTCTGCATGCAGATGAGGAGAGCCTTGCCTTTGCGCGGTTTGACGAAGACACAGTAATGGTCTGCGTCTTGAGCCGAAGCGCTCAGCCGCTGACGCTTCACTTGCCCAACAAGATGCTTCTCATCCAGTCCATCGACTATGTTCTGGGAGGGGAAGTCTCCTGTGCATCGGATACGTTGCAAATACGATTGGAACCGAAGGCTTCCTCGCTTTTTGTGGGGAACCGCTGA
- a CDS encoding IMP dehydrogenase, whose translation MAYFFDEPSHTFSEYLLVPGYSDTTCIPSNVSLKTPLVKYSKGSVCPLTLNIPLVSAIMQSVSGEAMGKALAREGGLSFIFGSQSVEDQCAMVSRVKSFKAGFVPSDSNLRPNQTLGDLIELKKRKGHSTIAVTDDGSPNGVLLGVVSSRDWRPSRMSEDTPISTFMTCFDHLIYAREGVSLSEANDIIWDHKLNSLPIVDEENHLKAFVFRKDYDSHKENPNELLDQQKRYLVGAGINTRDYAERVPALVNSGADVLCIDSSEGFSEWQRQTILWIRKHYGETVKVGAGNVVDREGFLFLAESGADFVKVGIGGGSICITRETKGIGRGQATALIEVAKARDEYHERTGTYIPICSDGGIVLDYHMTLALAMGADFLMLGRYFARFDESPTEKVNVKGSYMKEYWGEGSARARNWQRYDLGGDGKLSFVEGVDSYVPYAGSLKDNVQLSLSKVRSTMCNCGSLTIAELQAKAKLTLVSSTSIVEGGAHDVLLKDTNDLPKK comes from the coding sequence ATGGCCTACTTTTTTGACGAACCCTCCCATACCTTCAGTGAGTACCTGCTGGTCCCCGGTTACTCGGACACCACGTGCATCCCCTCCAATGTTTCCCTGAAAACGCCTTTGGTGAAATACTCCAAGGGGTCTGTCTGTCCGCTCACCCTCAATATCCCTTTGGTCAGTGCAATCATGCAATCGGTCAGCGGCGAGGCAATGGGCAAGGCTTTGGCGCGGGAAGGGGGTTTGAGCTTCATCTTCGGATCCCAATCTGTTGAGGACCAATGTGCCATGGTCAGCAGGGTCAAGTCTTTCAAGGCTGGGTTTGTACCCTCCGATTCCAATCTCAGGCCGAATCAGACCCTTGGTGATCTCATTGAACTCAAGAAGAGAAAAGGTCACTCAACCATTGCCGTCACCGATGACGGAAGTCCCAATGGCGTCTTGCTGGGTGTGGTCTCCTCGCGCGATTGGAGACCGAGCCGTATGAGTGAAGATACGCCTATCTCCACATTCATGACATGCTTTGATCATCTGATTTATGCACGGGAGGGAGTCTCCCTCTCTGAGGCCAATGACATTATCTGGGACCACAAACTGAACAGCCTGCCTATCGTTGACGAGGAGAACCACCTGAAAGCCTTTGTCTTCAGAAAGGACTATGACAGCCATAAGGAAAACCCCAATGAACTGCTTGATCAGCAGAAACGCTATCTGGTAGGGGCAGGAATCAACACGCGGGACTATGCTGAGCGTGTGCCGGCATTGGTGAACAGTGGTGCTGATGTGCTGTGCATCGACTCTTCGGAAGGTTTTTCCGAATGGCAGCGACAAACCATTCTTTGGATTCGCAAACACTATGGGGAAACGGTTAAGGTCGGAGCCGGAAATGTGGTCGACAGGGAAGGGTTTCTCTTCCTTGCCGAAAGTGGTGCTGACTTCGTGAAAGTCGGCATCGGCGGTGGGTCCATCTGCATCACCCGTGAGACAAAGGGTATAGGAAGAGGGCAGGCTACCGCGCTCATAGAGGTTGCAAAAGCCCGTGATGAGTATCATGAGCGAACAGGAACCTACATTCCCATCTGCTCTGACGGAGGGATTGTCCTTGACTATCACATGACCCTGGCCCTGGCGATGGGTGCAGATTTCCTCATGTTGGGAAGGTACTTTGCTCGCTTTGATGAAAGCCCCACAGAAAAGGTGAACGTGAAGGGCTCCTACATGAAAGAGTACTGGGGCGAAGGGTCAGCACGTGCACGCAACTGGCAGCGCTATGATCTGGGAGGGGATGGCAAACTCAGTTTTGTTGAGGGTGTCGACTCGTACGTGCCCTACGCAGGTTCGCTCAAGGATAATGTCCAGCTGAGTCTGAGCAAGGTGCGGTCGACCATGTGCAACTGCGGCTCCCTCACCATCGCAGAACTTCAGGCGAAAGCAAAACTCACGTTGGTATCCTCCACCTCCATTGTTGAGGGAGGTGCGCATGACGTACTGCTCAAGGATACGAATGATCTTCCAAAAAAATGA